AGGCGTGAAGCATAGGTTTTCACTTATCATCAATATAAGATAGCATAAAAAATCCAGTTAATAGCTTGCATCATGTTCCATTTTATTTGGGCCAGTGAATAGACTGTTATTGTGTGAATTTAAGCTTTGAAGCATCCTTTATGATCCTTTAGTCTTTCCTGCTTGAGTAACTCTTTACTTTTCTCTCATAGGCTTTATACCAGCTTGGGAGCAACCAACGCCACAGAAATATGGGAAGCCCTTTTGATGCAGCAATTTGTTTAATATGCTAGGAAATACCTTTTGGTATGCTTATTATTGGTCATCAACGTTCCTGATTCCCTCTGGGAATCTTCTCTTGCGGTGCAAGGCCTTGAAGGAACATCTGGGATCAACAATGAATGCACCACTTCAATTTACGAGAGAGGTATAAACTACTATGTATTTATTTAGCCCTGCAatgctaaaaagaaaagaaagtggaGTTGTTGTAAATCTCACACCAATAATCTGTAATTTTACAAATCGAGAAGTGAATGTTTCTGTATTAGTTTTTGTCCTATATACAaggataataattctaattctgaATCATTCTTATGATTAGCATGGCTAATTGTGTTTCTCCTTTTGTGGTGAACTCTTTGACATTCATATCCTGTTATTAACTGGCTGCATGATGAGATTTGATGATATGTTACTTGACTTAACATGtagttcctttttctttatctccATCATCTTTTTTCTCATTAATGTCCAATTCTTAAAGGTGTTTAGTATGGATATTCACTTGTCTCGACACCTGCAAGTGCGGACTCTCACCTTTATCTGGTAGTATGGGATTATATATGTTGCTTTTCTAATTCTGTATTCAAACACTCTTTTCTACTGGACTCTATCATCTTCTGCTTCATATGTCTTATGTAGTTTGTTCATTGATTGTCATGCTTTTGTGGTCATTCAGTCAGATTTTGTGTTCTTGCTGAGATGGTCAGTAAGTGTTTTATGAATGGGTTAATACATCTTTTAGATCAAAGATGTCCCATTTCTTGAAGAAAGCAATGGTTATCTTAATAAACAGGCAAAAGGGGATTTGGTTTCTGTGGAATGTATGCTgggaattttatatatataatttttatgctGTCTACCAATTTATAATGCAGAATGtctctttctgtttttgtGGGGTGTTGGGGGTGGTGGGTTGTGTTGCTTGCTCCCAAGTCCTAAAGCTTTGGAGAAAACCAATTCATAGCTATTTGGAGAAACTGTAGGCCATATGTCACATGTCTTTGTTTAATTGTAcatgtgtttctttttttatattagttttatggACATGTTCAAGTCTATGTTTTAAAAGAATGGCCATAGTAATTGACATTTCATGCCCACACTTTCTCAATATGGGGTTGCCTGGACCTTATTGCCTCAACTTCCTAATATAACCTTTTTGTtgtggttttttctttttctttttcttcttcttcttcttcatttatCACTGAATGCAATAATGCAAGCAAAGGAGTTGCAATTTaactctttaaaaataaaaagcaggATTTACAAAATACAAACTTAATTATTTGGGTCTTAAtcttaaaatatcaaatcatTAATTACACAAAGTTGACATTCTCTTTGCTGAAATTTCtaagagaaataaatttgttCATGGTCTACTTTTTATTTCACCATCAACTAGGCTTATACATACCAAATTCTAGCTCTACCAAGAATTGGAAATGCTCATTGCTTCCTCTCATcctccttttctctttattttaacttaaaattggttttaaaaagataagtgtgatgattaaatatttaaacaataatattacctaatattttcaaataaagtatttaaaaagTAGTACAACTTGATAATTAATACTCTTACTATGTGGTAGGTATAATATAACAAGGATAATTTGGaatattttcatattgttttgtacataaaataaaattaagcaattaaaactcatatttttattttaaataagaacattttagattataaattaGTTATTCAATCATTAGTATCGATTGTTTTTCTCCTTTATGAATTGGTTGTGTACTTGAACAAACTCTGCTTGGAAGTAAACACATCCAAGCCAAATTGAgtttttatatagaaaattattgCATAGTCGGCGGAACTAACTTGGGGTTGAGGTGGGCTGTTGCTGTCCAGGAtagtttaggaaaaaaaattatttatttttaaatttgtccATTTACTATATGATTCAGagataattttagaaaaatataactaaaaaatacaGTTTCGGCTCggaataatttaataattgttattataaaaaaataatctaataGATAGTGAatacattttaaataattaattatgtttcgAAAGCAAGATCGATTTCTCACTCTTGCAGAAAAGGACTACTTGTGTGATGTGCTGCAGCCAGCCAGCCAGTTGTTATAAGTTTGTCTTTAAGCAGGCGGTCCTGACAGTGGGATGCAGGGCTAGCCTTTCCCAGAATTTACATGCATGGTGGTTGAGCTCCATTCCAAAGAGATAGTAGGGCTCCACCGAGTAGGGTCTCGGTTACTCccacaagaagaaaaaataaaaaaagaagaagaaagaaaccaCTTCATGTATAGTTGGTCAATGGTTGGCTCAGCAGCAGAACATGAGATGTACAACTTTTCGGATGCATAAAAGAAGGAGTCACTAATTATCAGCTTTTTGATCGGTTCCTTTTTTCAAAGATCAGACTGGAAGAAGCACATGTGGAAAGAAAGATTGTCAAGAGCATTCAAGCAGAGAAAGATCATGCATGAGACTTGGTAGATTTTGAACTATTAAAATCCATACAGCTCTTGAACCTTAATTCGGTGTTATACAGGAGTGATGGCCAAAAACATCTCTGGCCCTTGATTCTAACACACAAGaactaaggaaaaagaaaaggctacATCACCAAGCGAAATTGGACTTTGCGATTATTCTCATCACAATTCCAGGAAAGGTTGTGGAAGATAAAGTTTCCCAGATATAAGAAGAGATAATGTTGCAAACTGTAATGCTTTTTAACTAGGGTTTGCAGAAACGGAATTAGACCTAGGCAAAGAAGATGCAGAAGAAGAGTTGATAAACTCGATGCAGTCTTCTATGGCTTCACTCCTGTGAGTATCAGTAGCAGCTATAAAGGGCTTTGATCTTCCTGAAGAAGAAACACGAGACGAGGGTCTCCTCCATAAACGTAGAGCTTTGGTCATCTTACAGGTTAAACGCTTGAGAAAGTTCAGTGGCGACAGTTGTGGTATTTCCGGTAGTTTGAACCCACAGCATCCGGTAAGCACCCTGTTGACAGCAACTCTCTTGCTGCTACAAGTTTGCTTCCCAGAACTGGTTTTCTTGCTAATATTAGGTTTCTTCTTCACTTGCTTACTTGTCACTGACATGATTATAGCCTATCTCTTTGATCAGAGAGGGAAGAGTAAATAGGTGGAATGTGGAGCAGAATAAATAACAGTTACAGAAATCCAACAGACATAAATAATTGAGGTTTGAAGTCTCTTGCAAGTAGTATCCAAAAGGGTATAAACTGTAATCCACTGTAGCTGTCACAAAACCACAAGCAGAAGAAGTTCGAAAGCTAAAGCAGAAAATGGAAAGAGCAGACAGCAGAATGACTGTCCTAAAATGCAAAGTCAGCAGTTTTCATCTGTTGAAAAAGTTTGTTCAGTTTCTCATTGTTCACTTCCCTTGAAGAGAAAACATTTCACATTCTAAAAGAATCGTGGGGAAACAACAGGGATTTGATTTTCTTCCAACaaacatataaacaaaaaatgacAGGTACAGCAAGATGCTCCTGCAACAATACAAATGGAGAGATAGAGCCTAGAGGTCTAGTTTTAGTTGGAGTGGGAACAGAAGAATTGCAAAGTTAGGTATGAACAAAGAAGGCACTTACATCCCCACACCCACACCCACACCCACACGAGGGCTATCATGAATCAACAAAATCACATGGTTGCATCTACCTGCAGGCGTGCGGCCTCACCCGACAAAAAATTCCTAACTTAGACGTCACAACAAATAAGAGAGTGACGTGTATTACGAGtgtttaacattttaaatttaaataattgatacatattctattatttaaaactaataataataatttatcggtttagtttataaataaaaacatatactTAATCTAAGTAAAAGAATTTCTTATTCGAATACCTTCGAGAAATGCTACAAaaaaattttctataatatacgtgttacttttttatttactaagtATATAACGAAGAGCTATCTCGTATTTGTTAGAGtttggttgattttataaatatctattagtcgtcatattttatatataagggttctctttaaattcaatttatatttactaGCTACGTTCAAATTATGAACCGGTACGGagttgatttaagtttaattcattgaatttaaaattaatttcaaatttataaagtgtttaagtattataaaaaaatatagatatatgTGTATAATGTTTTTATaaacatttgattaaaatgttatacaaattttaaaataatttaaaaagtataataaatttaatattttgtaaagattataattttttttataacagatacttagatattataaaaatgttaatCAAGCATATAATCCTTTTAAATacagataattaattaaaatgttatgacaattttaaagtaaagaaattaaagaatgtaatgaaattaatttttctaaaacattataattaagagaatgaataatttatagaACTATAATAAATCCAACTATAAACCATTGTTTGCtgtaaattttgataaacttGGGCCAGCAAAAATCTATGGagttgaattaaattaaggtgCAAACAATCATCCTGAAACTGCAAAACCCTAAACCATGAATCTAGTCATCTATGAACTTTGCCAATTCACAGTTTAGCCTTTGAGAGACCCTTAATTAGATTTACTGAAGAGTTGAAGTATGTATTAACATCTCCAATGGTGCTTTGgtgctttttatttaaagcaaCATCATTTTTGTAATAAAGAACACCTCAATAAagatatacataatatatatatatatatcaatcagGAAGTGGGCTCTCTCTAGATAATAAGAAGATTTGAAAAGACACAGTTTTGCCCTACTCCTATCAgattttcttacttttccaGGCTTCTAATCTTAAGCTGTTTTAGAGCTTTAAGCTGTGGATAATccagaggaagagagagacaGGTAATATCTCCTTTTGTTTGGTGAGTACCCATTTGGTAAAATCTGTTTGGGTGGCTTATCCAAAACCTTTTTGAtccacacacacacacacacacacacccCTCTTTCCTTATTCAAGAATCCAGATGCAATTTTTTAGTCCTACTATACCAGAATATAAGCTAAAGTTTCCAAGATGAGTTGTACacagaaattaaaaagtttgATTATCAGGCTGAGCATTGAAACATGAATGTTCTGATTCTGAATTTCCTAATATGAACCTTCACAGCAAGAAAACCTTTCATATGGGGCTGGAAAAAGACAAGAATAGTGTAAGAGAACATAGAAGAGCAAACTATTTTCCTTATCATGATAAACAGGTGCAGTATCATTTGCATGGATATGTCCAAAGAAAATCTCATAACTAGCTAGCTTGATGTTACTGCTGATGCATGACATATTGCACTAACAACAAAAATTTTACTAGCCTACTACTCTTCATTATTTGTAGAGTTGCATATCAGACATGAATCTCAGCAACACCTTCCTTCCTTCCTTGTAAATAAATGGTCAAGGCTAAAATTGCAGGCAGTATCTAGACAGACTTATTTATCTGATATTGCTACTCAAATCTAAATATTGGCAACCCATATCAGGAACCCCAAAATCTCTATCCAAGCACGCAGATGATAATTCACTCTTCCTATCTGCAGTAACAGTGTCTGTTCGACCAAGGCCAGCTAAACCCTGCGTCGATTTTCTTTTCGACCTTTTATTTTCCGATGGGATTGCTTTGATTGTGTTAGGAACCATACTGTCCCGCACTTCCCTTCCCTGACTCATCATATGTGTGTAGTAAGCTAGCCAAGTTCATGGAAGCTACTATAAGTAAGGAAGAAGCTCTAAAGCTCTTCAAACAAAAAGGCCATATCAGCATTTACAGTGCACTCCCTTAAATCTACTGggctaaagaaaaattcatccAATTTAATTGATCAAGAAGCTTAATGAAGTTTCCAAAACATATTAGAACGTGCGAGATACAAAGAACAAGATCAACTGACATCCAGTAAAGTTCTGAACAGAACAGAAAGAATTCTGCTGCATGGCGATTCCAGTCAACCAATCTCCTTCATGATACAACCATACTAATTACAAAAACTAATAGCACATTCTATTGACTGCTACTCAGTTCTTAAAGTGTAGACAAGAAAGCTAAGACCCACAAGTGATTCATTAAATGCCACACCAGATCGTATTCCATGAATATGATatctatctagtatgatgtATGGAATATATGACAAAGGTAGAGTATAAGAGTATTTCTATTGATTGGTTATGGCACGATTTCCAGAAttcaaatgataaattatGTTCTATTAGCTAATGAATTTTAGCCTCTAGAATGCAGTGCAAAACAGACAAGAAACCCACAAAGGAGGGCATGGCAGCACTTCTCCACTGTTCTATCATAGTGTTATCACCAACAACTTGAAAGTTATACTAAAAAGATCACTAATGCAAAATCTATATTTCTCTATTACGAGATTGTGCTATTATATAAACCCCTTTACTCATTTAATTCTATACAAAGGATTTGGTagtcagaaaagaaaaataaccaaATATTGTCAAGAAGGAAGAATTCTTCGACAGAGAAACTCTCttgatttctttttgcatttgaAGTACATATGCAACAAAAAATGGATATATACAAAGTCAAGTTCTATCACCAATTCACCACTCAAAACCTCCAAggaatttagaaagaaaaatcactCTTTCTTATTCATGACAAGTAAAATCTCCCCGCCCTGACCAATAACATAGTCCAAGAAACCCCTAACCTCATCAACATCTTGAAAAGCCGAAGGCTCATGAAGATCACTATCTAAATTATACCAGATCCCGGAAATCTTCCTTAACGCAACCCAATGCCTACTCTTCCATAACCCAGCATACCttctaacatgaacattaaGAACAATACCGAACATATTATCATCATCGAGATCAATTGAAGAAGCCCCATTTCGCCGGTCATGCCAAACTACAATCTTACCCTTGTCTTCAAGTGCAGAGATTAAAACATTGATATCGTAGTTTCCAGTAAGAGAATTATGATGTGGCTTGAAGACTATAGATAAAGGCGTCCAGTTCTGCTTGTCTGGACATTCCAGAACTAGTTTCTCAGCAATTGCATCCAAGATTGGTCTTGTAAACTCATCCTTTTGCTGGATTCGATCGCATGGGTAGTCATAAATGTGATTGATTAATCAGAAAGTTAGAAACTTTAACTTTCTTACGGTCGTTTTCTTGATTAATCGAATAAATTAGATGGATtggaaaagataaagaaaacgGAAAAAGAatagtgtttttcttttttatttatattaccTGGAAGAGATTGTTGAGGGCATGCAAGAGGCAAAACTGCAACCTTTGCCTTTCGTGATAGACTCGAGGATCATTGCTCGCCATCTCAATCAGTTCCTTTGACATGAAATTTCTTTTCGATTTCTGTTGTCTTCTCTGAAAAAGCGTTTAGCTAGTAGGGCATTAAAATAGTGAGCTAACGCATTCGACATTGATACGACAGCGTTTGACTGAGCCAATGTCTAACATTCTGCTCTTAAATTTGACCAAAAAAATCTTCTTTAGCTttgtctttattttaaatttctccCCACGCTCTGTTCAAGCAGACTGTCAAGTGGGTCTGCTCTAATCCCTCCACAACTGCCAGTAGTTCCATAATACTGCACCTTCTTCTTTATCTAATACTTCAATTCTTGAATGTCTGTTGGGGTTATCAATCGGTCTCTATTTAACTCCAACACCTACACAGAGCATTGAAATCGGCTTTTCGAAACAACAGACAAAATTTTACTAAAGATTTTACAGGCATAAtgacccaaaaaaaaaacaaaaaaaaaatctgagGCGACAGTAACAAGAGAGACAACGGTTCTGAGagctttgattttatttcatcaATGCATAGGGAAAAATTTGCAGACATAATCCACTCAAATTTTCACATCATGGAGTTTAGACAACCTCGGGCGGAGGTTCTTTCGATGTCCGTTATGTCAAAAAACTGTGAATTTAACATACTCTCGTTGCTggttttgaaattgaattttgaTTGTGTAATACTGTAACCCAATTCTGAgcaaaatttaattgaacAGGCAGGAAGGTTTCACTTCTTTAAATGGGTGGACCAACCTTATACTAAAAGTGTAAGGGAAGTTACTGTTGTGATTCTTACAAAGAAACTGTTTTGTTCTTTGAAGAAACTGTTCGAAATGTTTTAGATATTGAAGAAGTCATTCGAGATGTTTCAGATATTGTGCAAAATTTGATTGAATAGGTAGGAGACTGTCACTCCAATATATTGATGACAAAGATTTCTCTACATTGGTGATTATTAgcaattataaaagaaaaagaaaaatgattcaACAAGGTTTTATGTCAAGCTATGTTAGGACTtgattgaaatatttatttgtttgatatagaaaattttaatttttcgaCAATTTTCTTGATCGGGTCAacgaaattattattaaaaccttTCTTATGAAACGAAActcctaaaaataatatttgaataatGGTTAATCGGAATGCATCTAATTTATTcgagtatatatatttttacattgGAATGGTTAAGGAAACTTAGGACAATATGTAACACCCttagttataataataattatatatatatataaaaaaaaaaaaaaactttttttctCCCCTCCCCCTcctccttttccttcctcccttcCTTCTCCCTCCCCCCGTCGACTGTCTTCTTCCCCGCCACGGCCACGCCGCCTTCCTCCCTTCCCACGCTCTGCGGCTCTCCTTCCCTTTCCTCCTTTCCGTACCGAAGGTGGGAGTTGTCTTGGCTTGTTTTCGGCGATCTGGCCGGAATCGGACTCCCCACCCCCGAAAACCCTTGAAGCAACCCTCCTGTCGGAAATCCTTGCCGGCAGCCTTGAAAGGTGTCGCGTGAGCAGCGACTTTCCGGCCCCGATCCGCCTTCCGGCCACTTTCCGGCCAAAACTCTTGTCCTTCCGGACTCTCCGCGAACTTGAGCTTCGTAGGCGCCCGGTTGAATTCGATTGGCGGGACCGGACCCAGTGTTTTCGGGccgaaatattttaattttcaactcggtataattttattagactctgaaaatttttgttataatattagaaagttattgaggctattaattgcttgtgttgggtagtttaaaaataaatcaaattgaattgtttggattgtggtgttttggagtcgggaaaatattaatgcagTTCTTGTGGCCTCTGTTATTAAATTCCAGCATGTCCGATATGtttttggcaggtcctggacccgttttacggggggtaaatattCGTAATTTAGGGAG
The Ricinus communis isolate WT05 ecotype wild-type chromosome 1, ASM1957865v1, whole genome shotgun sequence DNA segment above includes these coding regions:
- the LOC8276372 gene encoding josephin-like protein, with the translated sequence MSKELIEMASNDPRVYHERQRLQFCLLHALNNLFQQKDEFTRPILDAIAEKLVLECPDKQNWTPLSIVFKPHHNSLTGNYDINVLISALEDKGKIVVWHDRRNGASSIDLDDDNMFGIVLNVHVRRYAGLWKSRHWVALRKISGIWYNLDSDLHEPSAFQDVDEVRGFLDYVIGQGGEILLVMNKKE